Proteins from a single region of Nomascus leucogenys isolate Asia chromosome 2, Asia_NLE_v1, whole genome shotgun sequence:
- the ARRDC3 gene encoding arrestin domain-containing protein 3 isoform X2, with translation MVVPKAAIYQTQAFYAKGKMKEVKQLVANLRGESLSSGKTETWNGKLLKIPPVSPSILDCSIIRVEYSLMVYVDIPGAMDLFLNLPLVIGTIPLHPFGSRTSSVSSQCSMNMNWLSLSLPERPEAPPSYAEVVTEEQRRNNLAPVSACDDFERALQGPLFAYIQEFRFLPPPLYSEIDPNPDQSADDRPSCPSR, from the exons ATGGTGGTGCCAAAGGCAGCCATTTACCAAACACAGGCCTTCTATGCCAAAGGGAAAATGAAGGAAGTAAAACAGCTTGTGGCTAACTTGCGTGGGGAATCCTTATCATCTGGAAAGACAGAGACGTGGAATGGCAAGTTGCTGAAAATTCCACCAGTTTCTCCCTCTATCCTCGACTGTAGTATAATCCGTGTGGAATATTCATTAATG GTATATGTGGATATTCCTGGAGCTAtggatttatttcttaatttgccACTTGTCATCGGTACCATTCCCCTACATCCATTTGGTAGCAGAACCTCAAGTGTAAGCAGTCAGTGTAGCATGAATATGAACTGGCTCAGTTTATCACTTCCTGAAAGACCTGAAG CGCCACCCAGCTATGCAGAAGTGGTAACAGAGGAACAAAGGCGGAACAATCTTGCACCAGTGAGTGCTTGTGATGACTTTGAGAGAGCGCTCCAAGGACCACTGTTTGCATATATCCAGGAGTTTCGGTTCTTGCCTCCACCTCTTTATTCAGAG aTTGATCCAaatcctgatcagtcagcagaTGATAGACCATCCTGCCCCTCTCGTTGA
- the ARRDC3 gene encoding arrestin domain-containing protein 3 isoform X1 — translation MVLGKVKSLTISFDCLNDSNVPVYSSGDTVSGRVNLEVTGEIRVKSLKIHARGHAKVRWTESRNAGSNTAYTQNYTEEVEYFNHKDVLIGHERDDDNSEEGFHTIHSGRHEYAFSFELPQTPLATSFEGRHGSVRYWVKAELHRPWLLPVKLKKEFTVFEHIDINTPSLLSPQAGTKEKTLCCWFCTSGPISLSAKIERKGYTPGESIQIFAEIENCSSRMVVPKAAIYQTQAFYAKGKMKEVKQLVANLRGESLSSGKTETWNGKLLKIPPVSPSILDCSIIRVEYSLMVYVDIPGAMDLFLNLPLVIGTIPLHPFGSRTSSVSSQCSMNMNWLSLSLPERPEAPPSYAEVVTEEQRRNNLAPVSACDDFERALQGPLFAYIQEFRFLPPPLYSEIDPNPDQSADDRPSCPSR, via the exons atggtgctgggaaaggtGAAGAGTTTGACAATAAGCTTTGACTGTCTTAATGACAGCAATGTCCCTGTGTATTCTAGTGGGGATACCGTCTCAGGAAGAGTAAATTTAGAAGTTACTGGGGAAATCAGAGTAAAATCTCTTAAAATTCATGCAAGAGGACATGCGAAAGTACGCTGGACTGAATCTAGAAACGCCGGCTCCAATACTGCCTATACACAGAATTACACTGAAGAAGTAGAATATTTCAACCATAAAGACGTCTTAATTGGGCACGAAAGAG atGATGATAATTCCGAAGAAGGCTTCCACACTATTCATTCAGGAAGGCATGAATATGCATTCAGCTTCGAGCTTCCACAGAC ACCACTTGCTACCTCATTCGAAGGCCGACATGGCAGTGTGCGCTATTGGGTGAAAGCCGAATTGCACAGGCCTTGGCTACTACCAGTAAAATTAAAGAAGGAATTTACAGTCTTTGAGCATATAGATATCAACACTCCTTCATTACTG tcaCCCCAAGCAGGCACAAAAGAAAAGACACTCTGTTGCTGGTTCTGTACCTCAGGCCCAATATCCTTAAGTGCCAAAATTGAAAGGAAGGGCTATACCCCAG GTGAATCAATTCAGATATTTGCTGAGATTGAGAACTGCTCTTCCCGAATGGTGGTGCCAAAGGCAGCCATTTACCAAACACAGGCCTTCTATGCCAAAGGGAAAATGAAGGAAGTAAAACAGCTTGTGGCTAACTTGCGTGGGGAATCCTTATCATCTGGAAAGACAGAGACGTGGAATGGCAAGTTGCTGAAAATTCCACCAGTTTCTCCCTCTATCCTCGACTGTAGTATAATCCGTGTGGAATATTCATTAATG GTATATGTGGATATTCCTGGAGCTAtggatttatttcttaatttgccACTTGTCATCGGTACCATTCCCCTACATCCATTTGGTAGCAGAACCTCAAGTGTAAGCAGTCAGTGTAGCATGAATATGAACTGGCTCAGTTTATCACTTCCTGAAAGACCTGAAG CGCCACCCAGCTATGCAGAAGTGGTAACAGAGGAACAAAGGCGGAACAATCTTGCACCAGTGAGTGCTTGTGATGACTTTGAGAGAGCGCTCCAAGGACCACTGTTTGCATATATCCAGGAGTTTCGGTTCTTGCCTCCACCTCTTTATTCAGAG aTTGATCCAaatcctgatcagtcagcagaTGATAGACCATCCTGCCCCTCTCGTTGA